A single region of the Salvia splendens isolate huo1 chromosome 18, SspV2, whole genome shotgun sequence genome encodes:
- the LOC121777733 gene encoding uridylate kinase: MTIPTTFISFFNAITSPSFCFLKPNFISQNHAATSSNYQRLVVSCCAAEEGLSSRQPQISSIPMPPYSVALNGNSTQKSTYRWRRVLLKVSGEALAGDRTQNIDPKITMSIAREVASVTRLGIEVAIVVGGGNIFRGASWTGSSGLDRSSADYIGMLATVMNAIFLQATMESIGIPTRVQTAFRMSEVAEPYIRRRAVRHLEKGRVVIFAAGTGNPFFTTDTAAALRSAEINAEVVLKATNVDGVYDDDPRFNPNARLLETLTYQDVTSKELSVMDMTAITLCQENNIPVVVFNLNTPGNISKAIRGESVGTLIGGTQR; encoded by the exons ATGACGATTCCGACCACTTTCATTAGCTTTTTTAATGCCATCACTTCGCCCTCTTTCTGTTTCTTAAAACCTAATTTTATTTCTCAAAACCATGCGGCTACCTCCTCCAATTATCAGCGTTTGGTTGTTAGTTGCTGTGCTGCTGAAGAGGGTCTCTCCTCGAG GCAACCACAGATTTCATCCATACCTATGCCTCCTTATAGTGTAGCGTTGAATGGTAATAGCACACAGAAATCCACATATAGATGGCGTCGGGTGTTGCTGAAAGTAAGCGGGGAGGCACTTGCTGGTGACCGAACTCAAAATATCGACCCAAAG ATAACAATGTCGATTGCAAGGGAGGTTGCATCTGTTACTCGGCTTGGTATTGAG GTTGCAATTGTTGTTGGTGGTGGGAATATCTTTCGTGGGGCGTCTTGGACAGGGAGCAGTGGCCTTGATCGCTCTTCTGCCGATTACATCGG GATGTTAGCAACGGTCatgaatgcaatattcttgCAAGCTACAATGGAGAGCATTGGCATTCCAACAAGAGTCCAGACAGCTTTTCGCATGTCAGAAGTTGCTGAGCCCTATATACGAAGGCGAGCTGTCAGGCATTTAGAGAAAGGAAGAGTTGTAATTTTTGCAGCTGGAACTGGGAATCCCTTCTTCACAACAGATACTGCTGCAGCCCTTCGCAGTGCAGAGA TTAATGCTGAGGTGGTGCTTAAAGCTACAAACGTTGATGGAGTATACGACGATGATCCTAGGTTCAATCCTAACGCGCGTCTGCTTGAAACTCTAACTTACCAGGACGTAACTTCAAAGGAACTGTCTGTAATGGATATGACTGCGATCACTTTATGTCAAGAGAACAACATTCCAG TTGTTGTGTTTAATCTGAATACACCGGGTAACATATCAAAGGCCATCAGAGGTGAGAGTGTGGGCACACTGATTGGAGGGACTCAGAGATGA
- the LOC121776013 gene encoding protein trichome berefringence-like 7 encodes MMVVVLPNEKMNTFSRSLSSKVKQRAAYVSRVFRALVIIGSLVCFLLAIGCGYMYVLPNIAHALHDREYGFSNSGTSIDTCDVFDGKWVMDDRYPLYNVSECPFVEQGFNCLANGRVDDDYLKWRWKPKHCDIPRVNVQLTLEILRNKRVVFVGDSMSRTQWESLICLLMSGLEDKESVYEVNDNIITKQVRFLGVRFSSFNFTIEFYRSVFLVQHNWAPRNAPKNVRSVLLLDRLDDISKEWINSDVLVFNSGQWWVPGKLFGTGCYFQVGESLKLEMTIGTAFRTALQTWSSWVDSMINPEKTHIFFRTFEPSHWRNLTLRQCNVSKLPLPDSVGKDLSPFSEAVFEVVNGMVAPVTVLHVTPMSAFRSDAHVGTWSDRPSLSDCSHWCLPGVPDIWNEILIAHLFGNR; translated from the exons ATGATGGTGGTGGTGCTTCCCAATGAGAAGATGAATACTTTCAGTAGGAGTCTTTCCTCGAAAGTTAAACAAAGGGCTGCTTATGTTTCACGGGTTTTTCGTGCTTTGGTTATCATTGGATCACTAGTTTGTTTCTTGTTGGCCATTGGTTGCGGATACATGTATGTTCTGCCAAATATTGCACATGCTTTACATGATCGTGAGTACGGATTCTCCAACTCTGGCACTTCCATAGATACTTGTGATGTATTTGACGGAAAATGGGTGATGGATGACCGCTACCCCTTGTATAACGTCTCAGAGTGCCCTTTTGTAGAGCAAGgattcaattgcttagctaaTGGTAGAGTGGATGACGATTATCTCAAGTGGAGGTGGAAGCCAAAGCACTGTGACATTCCAAGAGTTAATGTGCAGCTCACTTTGGAAATACTCCGAAATAAAAGAGTTGTTTTTGTTGGTGATTCTATGAGTAGAACTCAGTGGGAATCTCTGATATGTTTGCTAATGTCTGGATTGGAAGATAAGGAAAGTGTTTATGAAGTCAATGACAACATCATAACAAAGCAAGTTAGGTTTTTAGGTGTACGGTTCAGTTCTTTCAACTTCACCATTGAGTTTTATCGATCAGTTTTCCTTGTGCAACACAACTGGGCACCCAGAAATGCACCAAAGAATGTTAGATCAGTACTGTTGTTGGACAGATTAGATGATATCAGTAAAGAGTGGATCAACTCAGATGTTCTGGTTTTTAACTCTGGTCAGTGGTGGGTTCCGGGGAAGCTTTTTGGGAC GGGGTGCTATTTTCAGGTTGGTGAATCACTTAAACTTGAAATGACGATTGGTACGGCCTTCCGAACAGCGTTGCAGACTTGGTCATCTTGGGTGGACAGTATGATCAACCCAGAAAAGACACATATCTTCTTCCGAACTTTTGAACCGTCTCACTGGAG GAATCTTACTCTGCGGCAATGCAATGTGAGTAAGTTACCTCTTCCAGATAGCGTGGGAAAGGATTTAAGTCCATTCTCTGAAGCGGTGTTTGAGGTTGTGAATGGTATGGTCGCACCTGTGACTGTTCTTCATGTAACTCCCATGTCAGCATTCCGAAGTGATGCACACGTGGGGACCTGGAGCGACCGACCATCTCTATCTGATTGTAGCCACTGGTGTCTACCTGGAGTACCTGACATATGGAATGAAATACTCATTGCTCATCTGTTTGGTAATCGCTGA